CCCCCTACTTGCGCAATACGGCCCATGACGGCAGCAACTAAGGGACGCTTGTATCTAGTGGCGACCCCCATCGGCAATTTGGAGGACATTACCTTGCGGGCGCTGCGGGTGCTCCGGGAAGTGGACCTAATCGCCGCCGAAGACACCCGTCACACTGGCAAATTGCTCCAGCATTTCGGCATCACGACGCCCCAGCTGAGTTACCACCAGCACAACCAGCGACAACGACAAGCGGAACTGCTGGTTCGCCTGCACGCCGGGGCCCAGATTGCCCTGGTGACCGATGCGGGGATGCCAGGCATTAGCGACCCCGGTCAGGAACTGGTCCAAGCCTGTATCGAGCAGGGGATTCCCGTTACACCCATTCCCGGCTGCAACGCCGCTATCACAGCCCTGTGTGCCAGTGGCTTGCCGACAGATTCGTTCCTATTTCTGGGTTTTCTACCCCCCAAGGAAACGGCTCGTCGCCGGGTTCTAGAGCAAGTACGAGCAGTCGAAGCGACTCTCATCTTCTATGAAGCCCCCCACCGGTTAGGTGCGAGTTTGGCCACCATGGCCGATGTTCTCGGCAGGGAGCGGTGGTGTGTGATTGCCCGCGAGCTGACTAAACTCCACGAGACATTTTGGCGGGGAACCCTGCAACAAGCCGCCGAGGCGTTTCAGGCGTCTCCCCCACGAGGAGAGATCACAGTAGTGGTGGCCGGCGCGGCACCCCGTTGCTCACTACCCCTGGAGCAAGTGCAACCAGAAATTGAACGTTTACTGGCCCAAGGATGCAGTTGCCGAGAAATTGCCCAGCAGTTAGCGGAAACCACCGGTTTACCCAGGCGTACACTGTACCAACTGGCCTTGACGTGCGACCGGCGGGGGAGTTGACGGCAGGGGTGGTTCCTGCTATGTATGAAGCACGGCTCCGGCGCCCCCGTTTATGTTGATTGTCAAAGCCTGGTATTTGGATTACCCCTTGCTCCCGGAGGATGTGGAACAACGGCCCCCCACCCTACGGTTGAGCAAAAAGAGCTTGCTCAAGGCGGCGTTTCGGGGCTTTTTTGTGGATGATGCACAAGCCGTCCAGCAAGCGGCGTGGTTTCGGGCGTTTTTGGCTGGGGAAAAAGTCGAGTTTTACCTAGAAGGGAGCGGCACCTACACCCTGGCGAACATGGACCTGGTCAGCCGCGAGGTGTATCTCGAACGCTCGGAAATGCCCCCTGCTTTTCCCCCCTTGATTTTCTTTTGCGACCAGACCGACTACCCCGACAGCAGTACCCAAATCAGCCAGGCTTTGCATCAAGTGGTGGGCAAGCTCCAGACCCAGCACCGTCTCAAACCCAAAATCCGCATTGAACGCCCGGCGCGGCTCCCAGATGGCACGGTGCGCTTGGATACGGATGTGCGGCGATTGATCCGGCAGTCGTTGGTCGTGATTGCCGACACCACCCTGATCACCTGTGTCAACGGCAAAGGGTTTCCCAGTCCCGAGGTATGCCTAGAGGTCGGCTACGCGCTGGTCTCTAAAAAGCCCTACCAGATCAAGCTGGTGCAATGGCCGTCGCCGGAGCCGGCAGCACAGGACGCCCTGTTCCCCTTTAGCATCAGCGATGAGTTGCGGTTGATGCCCCGCAATGCGGCTGAGTTGGCCCGGCAGCTGGAACAGGAATTGACGGACGTGTTCAAACGATTTCGTCTGTTGTGAGGGAGGAACAATGACAGTGCGTTTTGTGCCGGTGGTGCTCGCTGGGGGCAAAGGGGAACGCTTCTGGCCCTTGAGTCGCTACGACAAACCTAAGCAATTTCTCTCGCTCGATGGCAGTGGCCGGACGTTGCTCCAGAACACCGTGGCGCGCTTTCCCGATTGGGCGGAAGCGGTGTGGGTTATTACTCGGGCCAGTCTCGTGCCCCTGGTGCGCGAACAATTGCCTGATGTAGCACCTGAACGAATCATAGGGGAACCGGAACCGCGCGATACCGCACCGGCAGTGGCCTGGATGACGTGGGAGTTACAGCAGCGGTATGGCCCGGAAACGGTGGTGGGTATTTTCCCAGCGGACCACTGGATTCCCGACGTGGCAGCGTTTCAGCACACCCTTGCCCAAGCGGTGGACGTGGCGGCCCACACCCAGAGCATTGTCACGCTAGGGATTCAACCCACGCACCCGGCGACTGGTTATGGCTATATCCAACGGGGAGAACCGGTGACCGGCGGGGCCTATCGTGTCCAGCAGTTTACCGAAAAGCCGGATGTAGCCCAGGCGGTGCAGATGCTGGCCACCAGCGAGTACTACTGGAACGGTGGAATGTTTATTTTTCCGGCGGGGGTGATGTGGCGGGAATTGACCCAGTACGCGCCTGCGATTGCCCAACCCTTGCAGGAACGTGGGATAGCCGCCTACGGGGAGTTGCCCAAGATCAGCATTGACTACGCCGTGATGGAACACACCCAGCGGGCGGTGGTGTTACCGGTGAGTTTCCCCTGGGATGACCTGGGAGACTGGCGCAGTTTGGAACGGTTACCCACTCGCCCCTTGCCCATGCAACACGTGGATTGGCAGAGCACTGGCGTCCAAGTGTACAGCACTAATCCCCAGGAACTGGTAGCCACGCTGGGGTTACAAGATGTGATTGTTGTTCGCGATGGACCGGTGACCTTGGTGGTGGCCGCCGACCGCACGCAGGAGATGAAAAAACTACTGGCCCACTTGCAGGCCCAAGGCTACGGAGCCTACCTGTGAGTTACTTCTCCTCCCTGCGCACGCTGGGGTCAATGCGGGGCGGTTCGCGGAAAAAGATGGCGAAAAAGATTACACCCAGAGCGCCCACCAGCAGTACGGTGTAGGTCAATGCTTCCATAGCCACCTCGTCGTGCGTCTGTTCTTATTTTAGGGGGGCAAGGTCATCCCCTGGCGAAGCTGTTGCGTGTCCTGGAGATAGGTGGTCAAGGCCGGCAGGTCCTGCTTTTCCACCATCTGGATGATTTGGCTCAACTCCGCCAGGTACCGGCGCAATCCCTGGAGCAGATATTCCCGGTTGAACTGGGCCAAACACACACCCAGCTCAGGATTACCGCCCCCCACGCGCGTCGTATCCCGCCACCCTGGACCGGCCAGTTGTTGGGCCAGGCGAGCCACCTGGGGGTCCGATTCCTGGGCACAGGCCGCAATGAGTGCAGCACTCACCCAAATAGGTAGATGGGAAATCCAGGCGACTGCCCGGTCGTGGGTCTCGGCATCGCAAATCAACACCTGGGCGTCGAGTTCGGTCACCAACTGCTCCAACCGCGCCAATTGCTGGGCATTGGTCTGCGGGGTGGGCGTGAGTACGTAGGGCCGTTGCCGAAAGAGTCCCGGTTGCGCCGCCTCTATGCCTTGTTGTTCAGTGCCCGCCATCGGGTGCCCACCGATAAATCCGGGCCACAGGGGCGTCAGCGTGCGGACTAGGGGAGCCTTGACCGACCCCACATCCGTTAAAATGGCGTCAGTGCGTAGGTAGGGGCAGAGCGCCTGGGCGACCGGCACCATTTGATGCAAGGGCACGCACAGCACCACGACGCGACAGGTGCTCACCAGGGATAAATCGGTACCGCCTCGGTCAATTGCCCCCCGTTCCAAGGCTAGGGCGACGGTTTTTGCTTGCCGGCTGACGCCAGTGACGGTATGCCCAGCCCGTTGCCAGTCGAGGGCTAAGGACCCTCCAATCAGCCCTAACCCGACGATACCAATGTGCATCGCCCCGGCAGAGTAGCATGGACATAAAACACTCTAGCGGAATGTTAGAAGTTGAAGTCCACCAGCGCCTGCGGTCCCTGTTACAGACCCAACCGCTCCCGGCCTGGCCACACCATTTGACCTTGGCCCGGCTCGTCACACGCGCCTTGCGTCTAGGTCCGAGTACGGTGCTGGAAGTGGGGGGCTTGGCCGGTGTGCAGGGCCACTATCGCCTGGGGTATCTAGCGGCGGCGCTGCTGTGGCCTGGTCCGGTCATGTTGGTGGCTCCACCAGCGGTACAACAGCGGTGGTTGCAGGTGGAACTGCCCCGGCTCCACACCTGGTTGGGCGTCCAAAAATCGCTGTACCGTTACCCTCAGGTCCAGGGCAAGCCGGCAGAGGGATTGATCCTGGTAACGCCGGACCACTGGGTGAAACTCCTGCTGGCCAGAACATCTCCCTGGCTGGAATTGCCCACCATCGTGGATGGTCTAGATGAGTTAGAGACCTGGGCGGAAGCCGTATTGACGCATCACGTGCCGCCGGAGCAGTGGGATGAATGGGTCTGGGCGCAACCCCACCGAGCTGAACTGATCCGCGAGACCCAAATGGCCTTGACCCAATCCCTGTTGCGTCATCCCCCCAATCCCTACGAGCAGTGGTTGTTGACCGAAACGGAGCAGGCATGGCTGGCGCAGGTGTGGCCTCCCTGTCATCCCGACTGGGTGCGCTGGGTGACGCTGGAACGGTCGCTAGAGCGGTTCACCTGTCACTGTTCGCCCCTGTGGCCCCTGGCAGAATTGCTACCTTACTGGCCCCAACGGCCCTGGGTGGGTCTCGGGATGGCTCTACGCAGTGTGACGTTGCCGCCGGTGACGCGCTGCCGGTTTGGTCCCCACCCGCGGGATGAAGTCCTGCATTTGTATGCGCCAGGCCATTTACCGCCTCCCAACCACCCCCAGTTTTACAGTGCCCTGCGCCAGGAGTTGTACCGCCTATTGCCCCAGACCTCAGGTTTAGTGGTGATTGTGGTAGATGAACAACCCCTGCAAACCCAACTAGCCGTGATGCTGGCCGCCGAATTCGGCTCGCGGGTGCAACGGGAACGGACAGCGCTCGAGGAAAACGGCATTCTCATCAGCGGTTGGCAATTTTGGCAAACCCACCAGGAACGGTTGCCGACGCCCGCCCTGCTGGTCATTCCACTACTACCCATTCCATCGCGGGAACAACCCCTGGTGGCGGCCCGTTTGGAAGCCCTCCGGCAGCAAGGGCGAGACTGGTTTCGGGAGTATCTGTTGCCCCAGACTCTGGACCGGCTTCAGCGGGCGGTGGCGCCTGTACGGGGTGGACGCGTTGCTCTGCTCGATAGTCGTATCTGTCACCGCAGTTACGGAGCGGCAATCCTCCAGGCCCTGGAACCCTTGATCCGCTATTCTCGCTTGAGCGCTTTCATCGGCGATGAGTACCGATAGTCCTGTAGCGGTGGATGAAGGTCCCAGGGCAAAGCCCCTTGATTGGTGTTCCCATAGCTAAAATCACAAAACTTGACATAAGCTACGGATAGTTTCATTGACCAAGGATTGCAGATTTTCGATTGGACTCACCTGTAACTTACGGACCTTTTGCTCAATCAATCGGGTTCAAATCTGGCGAATATCTAGGCAAATATATCAGCTCACACCCAGCCGCCTCCACCACTTGCCTAACCGCCGCCTGTCCATCACTATCTTTTTGCTAGGACCAATCGCTGGTCATAACCACTCCGTCAACCAAGCTAAAGCTCCCTATCCAGGTTAATGGCTCGATGAATCTCCCGAGATAATCACCACCCATCATATCCCACCCGCCTTCTTCCCATAATTACCCCAGCCATACTCATAAACTGCTCGCTGGTCAATGCCGGATTGGTCTATGTAAACGACTTCTTCCGACTTCACATCCTTCATTTTCTCGAGATATGCTTGCCGCTCTTGCTCGTCTTTTAAGCGCCCTACGAATCGTCATACTAGCCGCCATTTCCTTCTGGGTCAGACTGGAATTTGCTTCGACAAACTTGCGAAATTTATGACTATGCCCCTTTTGGTAAGCAATCACCGGTTTCAGACCATTATTTGAGCCAACGTTGCAAAGTGCGATACCCGATGTGAATCCCCCAAGACCGCTCCAATGGCTTTCTGACGTAAGTCTGTGCTGTAAGGCATAGACATCGCTCCGTAACCTATTAGCCTTGTTCTACGTCAGACTAAATGTTTTTAGCTATAGCTATTGCCCCAGGCCTGATGAATGGCAAGATGGAGTTAAAGGGTTTATAGCGTCAATGATGTCTTCTTCTTTATCGTGGGTATTGGGAACGGTTGCCATCCTATTTCCTATTGCAAATCCAGTGGGTGCCATCCCTGTCTTTTACAGTCTGACAGCGAATGATACTCACCGATACCGCTTGCGTCAGGCGCAAAAAACAGCTCTCAATGTGTTTATTATCCTGGCATTATTTTTGCTAAGCGGCAGGTTGATTTTAGACTTCTTTGGAATTTCCCTAGCTGTTGTGCGAATTGCTGGTGGGCTAATTGTTGCGCATACCGCTTGGGAAATGGTAACTTCTCAGCAGCGGCTAACGGTGCAAGAACATGCAGAGGCAGTGGATAAGGAGGATATTTCCTTTACACCAATGGCTGTGCCGCTCATTAGTGGGCCAGGCGCAATTGGGGTAATTATTAGCCTTTCCACACGCTGCCATTACTGGTCTGAATATCTCAGTTGTTTTCTGGGTATCTTCCTATTTAGCGTTATCCTGTATTTGTGTTTGGCGCTCGGTGAACCTTTGATGAAGCGATTGGGGCAAACGGGAATGGGGGCAATCAACCGCATTTTTGGGTTCCTGATCCTAGCGATTGCTGTGCAGTTGATTGCCGATGGAACAACGGAAATTCTGAAAACCGCTCTATGACTCCTACGCCTGCAACCAAGGCGTCAACACCAGCGCAACCATCACACCTAGCAGACCGCCCGCTAATACCTGGGCCGGCGTATGTCCTAGGAGTTCGTGCAACCGGTTTTGGTCTTGAAACTCCTGGTGTTCGCGGCGCAGGGTGTCCACCATCTGGTTGAGCAAGCGAGCATGGCGACTGGCAGCCAAGCGGACCCCTGAGGCGTCGTACATAACAATCAGCGCTACGACGACAGCAATAGCAAATTCTGGCCCATTCCAACCCCAGGTCTGACCAACGGCCACAGCTAAAGCGGCCACTAGCGCTGCATGGGAACTAGGCATTCCCCCCGATTGAATCAGGGTTTTGGGGTGCCATTGCCGCTGCTGCACTAGGGCAATCAGGGATTTCGTAGCCTGCGCTAATCCACAGGCCAGGAGTGCTACCAGCAGTACCCCGTTCCACGCCGCCATGGCCGTTGCTCCCGCCTTTGCCTTCTATCTTAATGGGTGCGGGCGACGATGAAATCTGCAAGCGCTTGCAGAGGAATCGCCTTGTCTCCCCAGGGGTCTAACCGGTTTTTGGCTTCATAAACCAGTTGTTCGGCTTGGCGACGGGATTCTTCCAGGCCCCACAGGCTGGGATAGGTCACTTTGCGAGCTTTTTGGTCTTTGCCAGTGGTTTTCCCCAGTTCTTCGGTAGTGCCGGTGATGTCCAAAATATCGTCCACAATTTGAAACGCTAAACCAATCTTCTGGGCGTAGTCGGTTAGCGCATCAATGAGATCTTGCCCAGCGCCGGCTAAAATTGCGCCGGAGACCACTGAAATTTCCAACAACGCGCCGGTTTTATGGGTGTGGATAAAATGCAGGGTTTCCAAGCTCACATCGGTTTTGCCTTCCGACTCCAAATCTACGACTTGGCCCCCAACTAGCCCAGTTGCCGCGACCGCATGGCCCAACCGCGCTACGACCTCTAACACGGCTTCGGCGGGCACTCCCCGCGTCTGTCGTACGAGCCACTCAAACGCATAGGCCAGCAATCCATCCCCCGAGAGAATGGCGATGGCTTCCCCGTAGATTTTGTGGTTGGTCAAGCGGCCCCGCCGGTAGTCGTCGTTATCCATCGCTGGCAGGTCGTCGTGGATCAGGGACATGGTGTGAACCATCTCCAGCGCACAGGCAGTCGGCATGGCCATTTCCACCGTGCCCCCCGCCAATTCACAACTGGCAAGACACAGGATGGGACGCAACCGTTTGCCGCTCCCCAGTAGCGAGTAGCGCATCGCCTCGTAAATCCGTTCGGGGTAACGCACGGGTATGGCCGCCGACAACGCTTCTTCAATCCACTGTTGCCGCTCCTTCAAGTACGCCGATAGGTCAAATTCGGCACGCTTGGCACTCACACCCGTCGCTTGACTCATAACCAACCCACAACGTTTGCCCTGATCGTAACTGATGAAGGGGGCGCTGGACTAGGAGGACATCATTAGGCAACAACGGTCACCTGATGGAAGCTGTCAAGCTCCATCAACTCTTCTATGTCCTGCTCAATATCGCGGCAAATGTAATCTAGCGGCAGGTCGTTAGGGTCAGTTCCGAAAGGATTCTCGATTTCAAGGGCAATTTCTTCTATGCCCAGTACCACAAACGCTGCAATGGCCGTCGCTGGGATCACTCCCCAACCGAGTTGGGATACTAGCCGAAACGGAAAGGACAAGCAGTATAGGATGAGGATGTGGCGTAAATGCACTGAGTATGCCAAAGGTTGTGGAGTGCTGAGAATACGCTCGCAAACGCCGGTGACATCGACTAACTCTGACAATAATCGCTCCAGGCTAGTGAACTGGTGAGGGGTCAAGCGCTGTTGCTGAAACTGCCAGCGCAGGTAGTCACTAATCCAGAAGGCAATGGTTAAAGGTTGGTGTTTCGTGTTGCTCAGCAGGACTAACCGGTCACGGCTAACCCACTTGCGCAGCTCCTGCAACGCCGATTGTCCTCGTAAGTGCTTTTTCAAAGCAATAGTGTAGGCAACAACCAAACGTAATACTTCTTCCTTCTTCAGCCGGTCAAGGGACGTCTGTTCATCCACCATGATGAGTAATTGTCGCGCCAGGTTCCGTGACGCATTGACTACGGTTCCCCAGGCTTTGCGTCCTTCCCAAAACCGGTCGTAGGCTGTGTTCGTACGGAAGATTAACAGTGACCCCACTACTACCTCTGTCGCTAAGGTCGCCAGGTGAAAGGGGGGTAGTTTAAAAATATAGGTATGAATTAGGACAACGACCCAGGCCAGAAGGCTGTAGAAGAGAACCCGTGGCAAGACATTCGGCAACACCGAACCGCGCCACGTGAAGACTAAATCCGCCGAATTTCTGCGCCGAACCATAGGACAGGTGAATCACTACATCTACCTAACTCCTTAGCTTATTTCCTAGTTCGGAGGTCATTGGGTGACGGTTGACTGGGTTGGGGTGTGATACGACGCAATACCAGCGCGTTGTGGATACGGCCACCGTTGACCAGCACTTGACCCCCCAGCACCAAGCCGGTGGAACTGCCGCCGTCTAAATTCAACGCCGAGACTGCCCCCAGTTCTTGCAAAATGCGCGTCCATTCTGTCAAGGTGGGACCTTGTTGCGCCTGCTCGCTGCCGCTAACCGTCACCCACAACCACCGGCCCTGGCGATTCACGGCTAAGCCACTGCGGGGCGCTCTTTGCCGGATGAAAAAGGGTTGAAATTGTTCCTGTTCAGCATTGAGCACCACCTGTCCCCGCTGGAGTAACAACGGCCCGGCTCCTAGGGCGTGGGGATAGTTTTGCAAGAGGGAGGGCGTCAATTGCTGGCGCAGTTGCACCGTCGCACCTGCAGGAAACTGTCGGTCTAACCCATTCAGGCCCCGTCCCACCAGCAGGTAACCATTCAAGGGGATAGGAATCAGCTCGCCGGTGACCACACCCACCACCCGGTCTTGTTCGATGCGAATCACTGTTTCGTTGGGCGTGAGCGGCGTGTAGTAAGCGCCCCAGTGAGCC
Above is a window of Gloeomargarita sp. SKYB120 DNA encoding:
- the rsmI gene encoding 16S rRNA (cytidine(1402)-2'-O)-methyltransferase, with the translated sequence MTAATKGRLYLVATPIGNLEDITLRALRVLREVDLIAAEDTRHTGKLLQHFGITTPQLSYHQHNQRQRQAELLVRLHAGAQIALVTDAGMPGISDPGQELVQACIEQGIPVTPIPGCNAAITALCASGLPTDSFLFLGFLPPKETARRRVLEQVRAVEATLIFYEAPHRLGASLATMADVLGRERWCVIARELTKLHETFWRGTLQQAAEAFQASPPRGEITVVVAGAAPRCSLPLEQVQPEIERLLAQGCSCREIAQQLAETTGLPRRTLYQLALTCDRRGS
- a CDS encoding sugar phosphate nucleotidyltransferase, whose amino-acid sequence is MTVRFVPVVLAGGKGERFWPLSRYDKPKQFLSLDGSGRTLLQNTVARFPDWAEAVWVITRASLVPLVREQLPDVAPERIIGEPEPRDTAPAVAWMTWELQQRYGPETVVGIFPADHWIPDVAAFQHTLAQAVDVAAHTQSIVTLGIQPTHPATGYGYIQRGEPVTGGAYRVQQFTEKPDVAQAVQMLATSEYYWNGGMFIFPAGVMWRELTQYAPAIAQPLQERGIAAYGELPKISIDYAVMEHTQRAVVLPVSFPWDDLGDWRSLERLPTRPLPMQHVDWQSTGVQVYSTNPQELVATLGLQDVIVVRDGPVTLVVAADRTQEMKKLLAHLQAQGYGAYL
- a CDS encoding photosystem II protein T; the protein is MEALTYTVLLVGALGVIFFAIFFREPPRIDPSVRREEK
- a CDS encoding prephenate/arogenate dehydrogenase — encoded protein: MHIGIVGLGLIGGSLALDWQRAGHTVTGVSRQAKTVALALERGAIDRGGTDLSLVSTCRVVVLCVPLHQMVPVAQALCPYLRTDAILTDVGSVKAPLVRTLTPLWPGFIGGHPMAGTEQQGIEAAQPGLFRQRPYVLTPTPQTNAQQLARLEQLVTELDAQVLICDAETHDRAVAWISHLPIWVSAALIAACAQESDPQVARLAQQLAGPGWRDTTRVGGGNPELGVCLAQFNREYLLQGLRRYLAELSQIIQMVEKQDLPALTTYLQDTQQLRQGMTLPP
- a CDS encoding MarC family NAAT transporter, with the protein product MFYVRLNVFSYSYCPRPDEWQDGVKGFIASMMSSSLSWVLGTVAILFPIANPVGAIPVFYSLTANDTHRYRLRQAQKTALNVFIILALFLLSGRLILDFFGISLAVVRIAGGLIVAHTAWEMVTSQQRLTVQEHAEAVDKEDISFTPMAVPLISGPGAIGVIISLSTRCHYWSEYLSCFLGIFLFSVILYLCLALGEPLMKRLGQTGMGAINRIFGFLILAIAVQLIADGTTEILKTAL
- a CDS encoding divergent PAP2 family protein, with protein sequence MAAWNGVLLVALLACGLAQATKSLIALVQQRQWHPKTLIQSGGMPSSHAALVAALAVAVGQTWGWNGPEFAIAVVVALIVMYDASGVRLAASRHARLLNQMVDTLRREHQEFQDQNRLHELLGHTPAQVLAGGLLGVMVALVLTPWLQA
- a CDS encoding polyprenyl synthetase family protein encodes the protein MSQATGVSAKRAEFDLSAYLKERQQWIEEALSAAIPVRYPERIYEAMRYSLLGSGKRLRPILCLASCELAGGTVEMAMPTACALEMVHTMSLIHDDLPAMDNDDYRRGRLTNHKIYGEAIAILSGDGLLAYAFEWLVRQTRGVPAEAVLEVVARLGHAVAATGLVGGQVVDLESEGKTDVSLETLHFIHTHKTGALLEISVVSGAILAGAGQDLIDALTDYAQKIGLAFQIVDDILDITGTTEELGKTTGKDQKARKVTYPSLWGLEESRRQAEQLVYEAKNRLDPWGDKAIPLQALADFIVARTH